The following is a genomic window from Canis lupus familiaris isolate Mischka breed German Shepherd chromosome 10, alternate assembly UU_Cfam_GSD_1.0, whole genome shotgun sequence.
GGAAGTGTGCATGGGGCcccaagaatttattttatattttttttaagatttatttatttatttagtcatgagagacacacagagagagaggaagagacacaggcagagggagaagcaggctccatgcagggagcccgacgtgggactcgatcccgggactccaggatcaggccctgggccaaggcaggcgctaaaccgctgagccacccagggatccctggccccAAGAATTTAGAAGGCACTGAATAAACGCTGGCCAGGATTCTGTGAAGAGTGAGAAAGGTCCAGGGGAACATGCACCAAGTCTCCAAAGCTCTGGACACGTTCCCACATCCCCTGCACTACTTCTCTCCCAGGCAGGACGGTGCAGGGTTGAGACAGTAGACTCTGGAGCCAGGTGGCCTGGCTTCaagccctggccctgccacttgCCCGCCACCGGACTGTGTATGAGTTACCAGACTTCTTGGTGCCTTGTGGTCGTCCCCTGTAAGATGGGGGCAGTGATTGCCACTGCAAGGGTAGCTGTAAGGGTCAACCAGCTAAATGTGCGTGTAACATCCCGAGCAGGTCACTTGGCACATGTGTGGTGACGGTCAGCCCGTTACGGGGTTCTAGTGTTCCTCCTTGCAGGTGGGAAGTCTGAGCAGAGTGAATCACCCCAGGACTTAGCTGGTTCAGGCAGCTTTGAGGTCCCGCGCCTTGCACGTGCTCCCATAGCCCTACCCTCGGGGACAGGGCCCAAGCCTGTTTTGTTTCCCCAGCCACCTGCAGGGCCTCCAGGATGTTCTTGGCTGCCTGCCAGGTGGACATCACCAGGAGAGGGTGAGGGTCAAAGGGCAATAGTCCGAGGTGAGATTACAGGCTGCAGCACCATCttcctggccctggccctccAGACCTGTGTCTGTGAGAAGcatggcccagggcaggggctggggaggccagGTGCCCAGGAGACCCCACTGCATCTGAGACAGAGGCTTTAGGACCCAGCATGTGTCCCCGTGTGCCTGGAGCCCACCCGTTGTGCAAGCTTGCATGCCAGCCCTTAGCACGCCAGTGTCCAGGCCTGCCCAAGCCCCAGGCTTTTCTGCTGAAAGTCCCCAAGGCTACTTGGCAGTGTGCCCTCTTGGCCTGGTTTGTGGGACTGAATGGGGCCGAGGGGTACATGTGTGAGGCCTCGAATCAGGGGCTACCAGCAGCCTGAGGGGGCCAGGCCTCCCCAGACAAGGACCCGGCCTGGGTCCATGATGGCCATGTCGTAGGTAGCACTGGCTCAGGTCTCGGGAAGCTAACAGGTGTGTCACAGAGTGAAAGGGACTCTGCCCAGACCTCAGCCTGTGGCCTGCCGCTCCCGTCTTACAGGTGAGGAAGGCGATGGGACTCAGAGCCTGCAGGCCCGTGGGCTGTGGAAGCCAGCATCGGCTGCGGCTCGTGCTGGTGGGGAGCGCTCTTGGGGCTCGGGATGCCGGCAGCTGCCAGCATGTGATGCTCGTCTCTTACAGACCAGCCGGTTCCTGCTACAGGCTCCTGGTGTCATCTGGGGAGAACATGTCCAGGCCCCCCGAGTGCCTGCTGCGGCTGCTCCGGGGCGCCCCAAGACAGCGGGTCTGCACCCTGTTTATCATCAGCTTCAAGTTCACGTTTTTTGTCTCCATCATGATCTACTGGCACATTGTGGGAGAGCCGGGGGGCCAAAGAGAATTCCCGAACTTGCCTGCTGACGTCCCCTGCCCCCGACTGGTGCCCCCCACGCAGCTCTCCAGCGCCCTGCCTCCGGGCAACATCTTCTTCCTGGAGACGTCAGACCGGACCAACCCCAACTTCCTATTCATGTGCTCGGTGGAGTCGGCCGCCAGGGCCCACCCCGAGTCCCGGGTGGTGGTCCTGATGAAGGGGCTGCCCGGCGGGAATGCGTCGCTGCCCCGGCACCTGGGCCTGTCGCTCCTGGGCTGCTTCCCCAACGTGCACATGCTCCCGCTGGACCTGGAGGAGCTGTTCCGGGACACGCCCCTGGCGGCCTGGTACGCGGCCCGGCAGCGCCGGTGGGAGCCCTACCTGCTGCCCGTGCTCTCCGACGCCTGCAGGATCGCGCTCATGTGGAAGTTCGGCGGCATCTACCTGGACACGGACTTCATCGTCCTCAAGAACCTGCACAACCTCACCAACACGCTGGGCGCCCAGTCCCGCTACGTCCTCAACGGTGCCTTCCTGGCCTTCGAGCGCCACCACGAGTTCATGGCCCTGTGCATGCGTGACTTCGTGGCCCACTACAACGGCTGGATCTGGGGCCACCAGGGCCCGCAGCTGCTCACGCGGGTCTTCAAGAAGTGGTGCTCCATCCGCAGCCTGGATGAGAGCCACGCCTGCCGCGGCGTCACCACCCTGCCCTGCGAGGCCTTCTATCCCATCCCCTGGCAGGACTGGAAGAAGTACTTCCAGGACATCAGCCCCGAGGAGCTGCACCGGCTGCTCAATGCCACCTACGCCGTCCACGTGTGGAACAAGAAGAGCCAGGGCACGCGCCTGGAGGCCACGTCCCGGGCGCTGCTGGCGCAGCTCCATGCCCGCTACTGCCCCACGACACATGAGGCCATGAAGATGTACTTGTGAGGGGCCTCCCCCAACCCACCCTGGGCGTCCTGTCCCGACAACGGAGGAGGGTTCACGAGGGGGAGGCCTCAGTCGCTGCAGCCTAGGATGTGGGGCAGGCTCCGGGAAGGGTGGGCAGCCATTGGTCCAAGAGGTGCATTCGTTCTGGGGGACATGCTGCAGGCCCCTGGATCTGCTCCTTTCCAGGTGAGGCTGGTGGGATACCTCCAGGCCAGCGTGCTTTCTCAGGGTGCAGGCAACAGCTGGTGGGGGAAGGGCCCCAGCCAGAATCAGCTGCATGAGCTGGGTGAGCACCTGGATCTTCTGGACAGCACAGCAGAGCCGGGAGCATCGAAGCCTCTTCCATGGCATCACCGGGCAGCCAGGCTGGTGGGGGCTGAGGTGCCCACAAAGAAAGCATGGATGGAAAAGCCCAAGGAAAGGGTataggaaggagaggagggtgcCTGACgagagggaggaggcagcctGGGAGAGCAGGGGTGCAAATCCAGCCTCTGGAGCCCAGGTCGGGGAGGGGTGCTTTGCTCTTTTCTgcgtttggtttctttttcagaGGTGCCGAGGCCAGCAAAGCTGGCCTGGGGAGCCCAGCGGGGAAAGCCTGGCTGCTCACCCCATCCTTCTTGCCAGAGATGTTGCAAGGGTGGCGTGCTAGCTGGCCACTCCAGGGCATGGGGGTGTGGAGTTCTTTTGGCTCAGGAAAAGCATTTTAAGaaaaccaccccccaccctgcccatgATAAACATAggataataaatgtaataaaagtgATTCCCTGACACTGAGTGCTTGGTGGTTGATAAAACAAATCCACTCCCACAGCCCACATTAGCCCTGTTCTGCAGATGGGGAGGCAGCTGGGGCTGGAAGTAGTGGTGAC
Proteins encoded in this region:
- the A4GALT gene encoding lactosylceramide 4-alpha-galactosyltransferase; the protein is MSRPPECLLRLLRGAPRQRVCTLFIISFKFTFFVSIMIYWHIVGEPGGQREFPNLPADVPCPRLVPPTQLSSALPPGNIFFLETSDRTNPNFLFMCSVESAARAHPESRVVVLMKGLPGGNASLPRHLGLSLLGCFPNVHMLPLDLEELFRDTPLAAWYAARQRRWEPYLLPVLSDACRIALMWKFGGIYLDTDFIVLKNLHNLTNTLGAQSRYVLNGAFLAFERHHEFMALCMRDFVAHYNGWIWGHQGPQLLTRVFKKWCSIRSLDESHACRGVTTLPCEAFYPIPWQDWKKYFQDISPEELHRLLNATYAVHVWNKKSQGTRLEATSRALLAQLHARYCPTTHEAMKMYL